A stretch of DNA from Acanthochromis polyacanthus isolate Apoly-LR-REF ecotype Palm Island chromosome 21, KAUST_Apoly_ChrSc, whole genome shotgun sequence:
tatataaaggaCAGACGTAGCCTCAAGGCCTGAAAGGTGTGGCCAACACTGAAGTGCCtcaaacctgcattctttctaacaacCAGCAGAGGGCGACTCCTGGTTGCAAaatgaagtcagatgtatagaAGTCTACGAGAAAATGAAGCTGCTTCACGCTCGAACTGCTACCTcaggaaacattttctgaatgggTTTATGGTCGAAACTGCTAGTTCCATGTGTCCTTCAATACATTGTGATGCTTCGTTTgcaaattatggtcccatttagactGCAATAGACAATAAGCCAGGGGATGTTTCAGGGAAGGATTGCCTTGTGATTAGTCTGTTAGAATGTCGACTTCAAGCATAAATCTGCCATTTCTACCACAGATCACAagacttttttcccctctgtttaTGCTATCTATCGATCCCCATTTTTAAAATCCTATTCACGACAGTAGGCATCAACAAGCTCTGAGCAACACATTGAAGATTTGTATTTCTTGATTAATCtgttaatttgtcattttaaaatgacagcgGTCATCTCCGCACATCCCAGTTTAACATGAAAACTATTCCCCTGTCACTATGTGTTGCAGGGGCatcatcactgcatcctggtcttagcAGCATCTAAGGCGATTGTtcttattttaaagaaatactaACAAGCCAGACTGTTTTTTCTCTATAGTGGAATGATAaggaggtgcagccagaccactTTACACAACATTGTGTCACATCTAGTTTCCAAAGACCAAGAAGGCAACGATCAAAAATGCCAAACTTGAGCCTTCAAAACGGCAGCCCACAAATCAATGAATGACATCACTATGTCCaggtccatcttttatatacagtcagcAACAAACATAAGTACTGATCTACTTTCATGCATGATGGAATCTATAAACAGAAAATCGGCAAAAATACAGAGGAACAAAGAAAGTTTCATTGATTCATGATTCATTTTCCATCTCACACGTACTGTACATGTGCCCCAAGAGCCCTACTGgctcatcaaatatcaaaatctgcATTTGCACACAAATAATATACCCATCACTACATAGGCAGTGACAAATAGGAACTTAAATATATTGTCGATGTAAACAAATAacgttaaatatttaaaatggcaCGCATTCTTTCACAAAAAGTCACATTCAAGGATGCATAACTTTGTGAGAATACAAATgattacacacagacacacacaccttctaacCACATAGCATTCAGACTGAATGCAAGTCAGCATAGAGGCGCACGCACACCcccgcgcacacacacacacacaactgtgcAATATAATGCTAGAATTTAAAAGCCACTGATGAGTACTCCAGTACACGTGTCAAGTGTTGAACTGAAAGCGGTTGCAGTTCATATGTCTGCTCATAACTGAGTGTGACAGAACACAGAGTCTAACAGCTGGACAAGCTACACAGCCAAAACACTGACAGAGTACCTGAAGGTCACATGGAAGAATCGAAGACCTAGGCATGATGTCTTTTCTGGATTCATGAAAATTAACTAATTCCACTGACAAGTACTGAACATATTAATGATATTTTATTAGTAATAATATTTTACTAGTATATTCCTTCCTTGTTGCAAAAGCTTGGTGAAGGTTCTATATTGGTTGGAAGGTTTTACCAGTTTGGTTTGGTACCTGAATGCATCATTAAGTCATCAAATTAAGTGcgtgaaccctctgaaccccaaaatccaCCGGACGTTTTAAAGGCAAGTTATGTCCACCAAATTCACGCTAGTAACTGGCCGAAAAATAACCTCTAACTTTAATCAACTTGTGCTACTCATCTCTGCCGTGCTTTTCCATGAAGATTAACCAAATCAAGGctcaaaattgtgatattttatcaaaatcacattatttcatATGCTTAATTGAAAAACTtaccaaaaaatacaatttgcTCTCACCAGATTAcatataaaaactaaaaattctgtgctcctaAGTGCAGCCTTAAAGTGATGACGGGCTCAACTGAAATCAACAaccatgtgacaaaaattcagcaagtCTTTAaaagtaatcaaagaaattacattttcattccGCCATTATAACTTGCTATACTGCACAAAAAGAGATTTTTGCGTTCTCTCTATTtatagtcatggttgttctgtttccataaaggtacagtgaaaaataaacccacactgaggggaaaaaagtgacagaaacagaaactactaagggttcagagggttaaaattgACTTGAGCATCAGGATGAATGTGCAGTTTTTGATGGAACTGGGTCAATAAGTACCTGCAGATACTCAGTCTGGACTCTTTCTGACCACCATTCTTAGAACACTGTGTTCATAATGCAGAAGAAGAAATCTCTAAAATGTAGATGTTGTCAAGGCCAAATGATGAAAGAACTATGAAGTCAAGTTTCATCCCATCCTGCTCAGATTTATAAATCTCAGTTTGAGAGGAGGGATTTACCAGAGGAGGCAAGAGCTGGTCTGACAGACAGGCCTGGGCTAGTTTAAGTCATCGTAGATGCTTGGAATAGACGGTGCAGAGAGCTTAGGCctcttttttttggttgatAAACTGATATTACtctgagagctgctgctgcctccagtCAGACTcgagcttcctcctcctcctcctccccctcctccacctccactgtTCAAACCCAGAGACggcctcttcttcttcttgggccTCCGGGAATCTGAATGGTTGGTGCCTGTGAGAGGGACAGAAATTCATTTATTAACTCCAAGTTTAATCCAAAAATGGCTTCAAGGCTTTATGTCCACTAAAGTGTATGTTGCCAGCTGAGAATGTTAGGCTTTCTTGTGAAAACACCCAGCTGGGAGCATTTTGGATGCATTTTGTCAAACCTTTTGTAAAGAATCTCAGCATCTGGTCTGACAGTAATCTGAGTTTTCAGTAGCAGACCACAAAACTACGGCAAATAAAGCAATCcatcttcatttttaaagacacaaagagcattttacacattttatctCATCCTGCCTGGTTGACTACAACAGCCTTTAGAGCTGCATGAACCAAGAATCTATGGACAAACTGTGCAAAACTTAGCTGGCAGCGTTTTTACAAGAATCAAGAGACATGATCACATCACTCTTGTTTTAGCATCTTTACACAAAACCAGTTTGTTCTATTTTTCCCCAACTTAATCTCTGACCTGGTAGTACTATACACTTGTACAATCTTGTGTCTGGTCCATTGATGCAGCtgacatacatatataaaacatactttaatcagacagtttttcctgATACTACTTCAGTTTTAGTTTCCTTTGAAAGAACTTTAATTTCATGCAGTTATATTTTTACACTGTACTGACTTTTACACACCaaattgtgtttctttctgtctttgaaaACGTGatgattttctgacttttctgtttttgtgctgcCGTGTGCACAACTGCTCTATAAATAGTgatattaatgttattttcagctGAGATGCTTGTTCGTTGCAATCACAATCCACTGACTGACTCAGCTGACTGCTTCTTACTTGATTGAAATGTTCTACCAAGCAGTATTTTTCATATTAATATTGTGGCAGTCTGAGGATGTCAGTTGGTATAGACATGGACACTTAGAGGGCAGCAATATTACCTTCTTCTCCGTTGCTATTTAGTGCTATTTGTACAAGTCATCCTGCTCTTCCTCTACTGAAACAAAATCTCTAAACCGCAGTTCAGATGATGCTCTGGCTGTGACAGTAGCATATTAATCCTAAGGTCTCTATTCCTATGGCTCTTTGGTATCCATTTATTCATGtacatacagcgccctccataattattggcacccctggttaagatgtgctgaaagccttaaaataaattacatttttattgcagaagcatactcacACACTGAAATTTATAGAAAAATacattataggagaagattaggtgctgttttgttggcaaaagggggttgtacaaagtatcaacatcaggggtgctaataattgtggcacacatgacttgatgtaaaagaattatttcttaatgtgagattttttttttccccactgaaaaaatgcacttgaattaaaggttggattttcctcttttttccccattgtggtcctatattatttagaaaaaaaagaattattagaagctaaagaacacaccTTAACCAGaagtgccaataattatggaggacgCTGTACTCAGCACTCCCATTGCAACGAGCTAACAAAACACACTGTCTCAGTAATAAGCAGTTTGGTGGACATGCGCTCTAAGCGTACGGAGTGTTTGCTTCTTACTGGCTTTGGATGAGGCAGAGTCAGTGGGTGAAATATCAGGTGAGTCTTCCCACTGCAAGCGGCTCATTAAAGTCTGTCCATCTGGAATGTCGAAGCCGTCGTTCTCCACCACAGGATCCGCGTCAGGCAGCGCCGGCCTGTTACACGAAACCcagacacagtaacacaacagttTAACCACACAAAAGTACAAATGTCTGCATGTTCCTAAAGCCTCAGTTTCACGGCCAGTAAGATGTTTATCAGCTCTACAGTACAAAATTACCACAGCGGATTTGCAGTTGTTGAACAGAGTCACTTATCTGCTTGTTGCAGCGCTTCAGTTATCAGGTGTTGACGgttgtggctttttaaaaatcacaatcTGACAGTTTTCAACCAAGGTCTCTCACTCAGTCACTTCTTCTAACAGCTACACGagttgcacattaaaatatcacctttcatttttttaaaattaattatatCTAGACTTGAATTTGTCatttaatcagttaatcaaCACATAATTCATTCAACTAACAGTATTTGACTAATACATGAACTCAAAACATTTccaaacaaaagtgaaaaaggTTCTCTGGTTAAAGCTTTGGAAACGTGGAAATTCGCTGTTCATCTTTCATGAATATaagatataaaatatattttggaCAGTTCaggtaaaacaaaacatttaaatattgcaCTAAAAGATCTGGAACGATCTGGACAATGTCTAATgactttttgtaattttgtggaaTAAAGTGTTTATCAGTTACTtaagaaaataatatttctATGGAACGcaattcaaaatttaaaaaaaatatatagaaatgtaaaaaaatgaaaaagtactATGACACTGTAACATTATTGTTGCAAAATACAGACATAATGGAGTTGTAAGGGATGGGTTTAGTATTATTATTTCCCCCTTTACACATGAATGTTATTTTGTTATAGATTTGTGGCAGCTATAAACAGTCATAATGACgtctgatttttctgttttcttctcagTGGTTCCTTGAAGTAAATATCAGTCACATTTAATTACCAACAATTTATCAGTTAATACTGCAACAAATTCAGTACATCCCTGAGAAGTCAGTAACACTTTGTCAATATTTTTGTGATAAACCAGAGTTCTGTTAAGTTTTTATACATGGTATGTCTGGGACTTCTACCATAAAATAATCTAAAAGTTTGAATAAATACCATAGAACATTTTTGAAAGCTTTGAAGTCATTGTGGGGTTCGTGATCTAAAAGTTAGATGCATGAGTGACACATACTTAAACTGTAAGTAAGTCACGTACAGACTGACACAGGTGtttctctcaaaaaaaaaattaagtgcaGTATTCATATGCATTTCAGCGACAAAAGATCACGTAACACTCAAGGCTCTACAAATGTAACACACTAATCTGGTAAAGGACAACTCTGGTTTATTTCAACCTGTTATATTGTCCATTAATGTGGCTACTTTAGCTCGAAATGTCACATCAGCTTAGCACTCATTTCCAGGGCAATAAGCATCACCTCCCTGAAGGCAgattttacataaatgattctaagacttttgtttttaattttcttactCTATAAAGAGCTAAAATTGCTGGGAGTTCATAGCAACTGTCCCGCTGAACGCTGTTCACACGCTCCTTATTTCCTTGAATCTCTTCAGCTGAAGCCACATTAATGGAAAATGAATAAACCAGAACTCTCCTTTAACACCTGTTTTACCAGCTTGTTCAACAGCGTACTGACAACACTGACCAGCAGCATTGCTCCTGAAACCAGTGAACTGTATCAGCAAAACACCTGCACCATGAGGGCCACAACACTAGCATGACTGTGTTATAAGGACGGGGCAGACTCACGCGGACGGCCCCAGGAGGAACACCCTGACGGCCCTCCTCTGTTCGTCCGTGTGCTGGGGACATCGCTGAGACCTGGTGGGACACAAGGTGGCATTATAGATCCCTGACTGACGGCCGCCCAGCACCCACCACACAGAGGTGGGACGGACTGCTGGGACACAGTCAGTGACCAATATGCTGTTAGGGTTACAAAGTATTAGAGGTTGGTCAGTGACGGGGTCCTCCGTGGTATGTAAACATTACCGTTTCTGAAATCTCTGCAGAATTTGGTGTGAAATTTTGAGAAGAAAAAGTCAATTGCTGATCcagaaatagaaaatgaaaagagtTGCCACTTGTGTACCCATGAGTTAGTCCCAACATACATGATCAATTCCACAAACACGGAAACTGATCATGCTTACAGATTTCACTTTCAGTTTTAAACATAGAATTTTTATGAGTTTCACACAACTATgggacatgaaaacacagaactCAGAATCTGGATTCAAATCATATGGTGACACCAACACTCGGCCAGGTCTTACAGTACCTGAAACTATGGCTTCAAATGTGAGCTACACAGAAGCAGTTTACTGTTTTCTGAAAGTGGAAAGCTTTAATCAGGAATTCATCTTTGTGTCAGACGCTTATAGAATAATTACCTGGTACACATCTTCTTGGTGTGCTCTGAGATCACACCACATTGCTGTAGAAACAAATAGTGATTTAATAATCAATATGGAGATAATTAAAACAAGAGAAGAATAAATATTatcttaaccctctgaacataGACCCACCAGTAGGTTTAAAAGGCATGGTATGTTTTCAGTTGTCAAAATCATCTCAATTcatcagagacaaaaaacagaaagactcgtccaattttcaactttctgttaGTCAGTGAACTAATGATGTGTGGCGTATACTCCATTTGCAGCTAAATTTAAGCTTAAACTTCTAATATTCATCGAAGTCATTATATtctgcattttatatttaaaaacatgttaaaaataaacaatttgtaTTAACCAGATTCAGTAAAAAACTAACACTTCGGTGCGGATTGGCCCAACTATGAAGCCATTAATAATGATTAAGCCATGATCaaaagtcatttaatattttttttagactgaactgcaggctgtgtttacacagagcagataagtGACAACACAGCGAACTAAAAATGCAAGTAGTGGATATCTTCAGCATTCCCAGTATTGGGGGCCACTTAAAATATTGTACAagttgattccagtttttttgttttatttgtaaaactttttattatttatggcaTTCTAACTTTGTTATGCTGCACAAAACACATATTGGAGCTCTaatcatggttgtgctgtttccatagaggggAAGGCTTTTATATTCcagtaaacaaagaaaaaaaatggctcAACAgtaagcaaaaatgtgacaaacaaaaaatgccaGATACTGCTTGggggtttcagagggttaatcacCTGCAGAGAGATTTTCATGCTTAAGCGGATTAATGAAAGTTACTCACCGTTGTTAAAAGGGATCTGACTTCATCTGGGCCTAAAGTTTCATAACTGATGCCGGTATTAAAGTTGTactgaaacaaaacacagaatgagaGCCCATTAAAATACTGTGCACTGCACTATGTAATCAAATAGAAGACAGTTTACAGTACTTTATGGTTTTGCAGTTAAAAGAACAAAGGAAAATTCGTCACCTTGTAAGGTTCCGAAGTGACACTAGTCCCAAGCTCacctgcaacaaaaaaaacacactgttgATTCTCTTTATTCCAGACAACAAAGCATCATCAAATTTAAACTGTCCTcatcaaagaaaaacataaagtcACAAGCTATCGACTATGAAAGTACCTTGCAGCTACACAGCACATAAGTTATGATTACACAGATGTCGCTGTCATTGCTAATCTTGCTGTCTGCACTTCACCGTTATTGTTAATCTGTATTAGCAGGCGCCTGTATTCTACTTTACTGGGACTGATAAAACTGCATGAACAGAACAACCTGATCTGCAACAAAACCGGCCTGAGCTGTATGACAAAAATCTACTTCACCATTGTTCAATGTTGCAATGACGACATGTTTTTCGATGAATGAACATAAACTGAAGAACTTTAGATACACAGTTCCTCTTTTTGCTTTAGCTACACTGCTAACACAGTTCCCAAACATTTAATAGCCTATTGCCACTGAATAGAGAACAAAAAACTTTGAATTTGTGTTTATTGAACAAATTCTACATGAATactcaacaaaataaacagaataaacaggctaacatttaaaattttaattagatgtctttttttttttttaaagttcaatTTTGCGTGCTACTCTCTTTAAAATATTGTCTTTGCTCTTCTCTCTTTGGTAACTTTGTAACAAATAATCTGAGAGCAGTTGACAGCTAGCTGGAGTTTGCATGCGGTGTGTGAATTAACGGAATTTCTCATATTCATTGCATTCAGGCTGTGTTTTGTAACTGTGCTTCTAGTTGTGTTTTCATACTGCGATAATGCTGATAATACGATTATTTGGTCAGCGTTACAACGCATTAACAGCTTTAAGATTGCTGAAGTTCAACTCCAAAAAATACTGGAGTC
This window harbors:
- the atxn7l3a gene encoding ataxin-7-like protein 3 isoform X1; this encodes MKMEDMPLSGPDNTKLESLVHDIYSELVEDACLGLCFEVHRAVKQGYFFLDETDQESMKEFEIVDQPGVDIFGQVYNQWKNKECECPNCKRLIAASRFAPHLEKCLGMGRNSSRIANRRLASNNNMSKSESDQEDNDDLNDNDWSYGAEKKAKKRKSDKNQNSPRRSKSMKHKNGELGTSVTSEPYKYNFNTGISYETLGPDEVRSLLTTQCGVISEHTKKMCTRSQRCPQHTDEQRRAVRVFLLGPSAPALPDADPVVENDGFDIPDGQTLMSRLQWEDSPDISPTDSASSKASTNHSDSRRPKKKKRPSLGLNSGGGGGGGGGGGSSSLTGGSSSSQSNISLSTKKKRPKLSAPSIPSIYDDLN